The genomic region TTTGGATACGATCATGCAAAATGGGGCAATCGGGGTCTTGGAAAGCTCTTTGCCTTCATTGAGTCCTGTGGCCTGGACAAGCATGATCACCGGAGCCGGACCGGGAAAGCACGGCATTTTCGATTTTGTGCGACGCGAGGCGAAAGAAGATGGCTCGAGCATGCGATTCACGAGCGGGGCCGATCGGAAAGTTGAGCCGCTGTGGCGTTACCTCAGTCGTCATGGCAAAACTGCTGCGGCAATTAATGTTCCTATGTCCTACCCTCCCGATCCCATCGACGGCATTGTTGTTTCGGGGATGGATGCCCCGGACATGAACGCCAATATGACGTCTCCTCCAGAGTTTAAAGAGCGGCTGTTGAGCATTGCTCCGAATTACGGCATTGAACTTGCCGTCACCCGTGAGCACCATAAGAAGCCGACAAAATTTATCGAAGCCGCGACCCGTATCGAAGCTGCTCGCGCTAAAGTAACTTTTACTTTGGTGGATGAACATAATACTGATTTTATCATGAGCGTCTTTACGAGCCTGGACCGGGCACAACATCTCGCCATGCGCGATTTTGATCATTATGCGACTCGGGGGGCAAATCCCAAAACCGATCCGGTTACCGCAGGATATGTTCATGCCGACTCCATCATCGGAGAGGTGATGCAACGGCTTGACCCGGACGACACGCTACTTGTTGTTTCCGATCATGGCTTTGTTCGTGTGCGGAAAAGTTTTTCCATGAACAAATGGTTGATGGAGAAAGGCTATCTTGTGCTCAAAGATATGCCGACTGAAGAGTTACCCAAGAAGAAAGGACTCTTGTCCAAAATTGCATCACGCCTGGCGTCCATAACCGGCGGGAATCGTACGGGGATTCGGGAAAGCCTTGATGACACCCCGGTGCTCGTCAATGTCGATTTTTCGAAAACCAAGGCCTTTAGCTTTGGTTCGGCACCGAGTGTTTTTCTCAACCCCGACGTGGTCAAGACGGATGAAGCTCGTGCCTTGGCCGATGAAATTCGTGATGCACTGGCCGAATTAATTGATCCAGATACGGGAAAGCCGGTTTTCATGACGGTGAAGACGGCACGCGATGCTTACATTGGTCCCTATGCCGATGCTGCACCGCATGTTATTCCTGAGTTTCAGCCGGGGTACGTCAATGAACAGATGTTGCTGTCGGATTACGGATACTTGGAGCCCGGTCCGGTGTTGACGCATGTCGACGGTCCGGGAGGGAATCATGAGCCGGATGGTATCTTTATGGCCTATGGCGCTCATATTCAACCAGGTGAACTGGGGCCGTTCAGCATTGTCGATGTTATGGGAACAGCC from Desulfovibrio inopinatus DSM 10711 harbors:
- a CDS encoding alkaline phosphatase family protein, whose amino-acid sequence is MAKRVIIIGLDGATFKVIRPLAGQGLLPNLDTIMQNGAIGVLESSLPSLSPVAWTSMITGAGPGKHGIFDFVRREAKEDGSSMRFTSGADRKVEPLWRYLSRHGKTAAAINVPMSYPPDPIDGIVVSGMDAPDMNANMTSPPEFKERLLSIAPNYGIELAVTREHHKKPTKFIEAATRIEAARAKVTFTLVDEHNTDFIMSVFTSLDRAQHLAMRDFDHYATRGANPKTDPVTAGYVHADSIIGEVMQRLDPDDTLLVVSDHGFVRVRKSFSMNKWLMEKGYLVLKDMPTEELPKKKGLLSKIASRLASITGGNRTGIRESLDDTPVLVNVDFSKTKAFSFGSAPSVFLNPDVVKTDEARALADEIRDALAELIDPDTGKPVFMTVKTARDAYIGPYADAAPHVIPEFQPGYVNEQMLLSDYGYLEPGPVLTHVDGPGGNHEPDGIFMAYGAHIQPGELGPFSIVDVMGTACHLLGVPVPQNIDGAVLTEILDDESVRSLPLRFSDALNFVDGGDAGYSSEEKKEIEDRLKSLGYL